One stretch of Miscanthus floridulus cultivar M001 chromosome 18, ASM1932011v1, whole genome shotgun sequence DNA includes these proteins:
- the LOC136521922 gene encoding uncharacterized protein — protein sequence MAASLRSPPPLPAAFRRCRAVVRASSSSSSSSSAVSSSSSAPKARFVARSSEYIPVQQLARPLAEYMSLPARQYSVLDAERIERVDDSTFRCYVYRFRFFALEVCPVLLVRVDEEPDGCCIRLLSCKLEGSPLVEAQNDKFSASMANRVFCSSRSQDSTIQQLTSDTTIEVAINIPFPFRAIPVEAIESSGRHVLEQLLRVMLPRFLKQLVKDYQVWASGDASRKPLGTGEI from the exons ATGGCTGCGTCACTCCGTTCGCCGCCTCCGCTCCCCGCCGCCTTccgccgctgccgcgccgtcgtccgcgcctcctcctcctcctcttcgtcATCATCCGCCGTCTCGTCGTCATCGTCTGCCCCCAAGGCGCGGTTCGTCGCCCGCAGCTCCGAGTACATCCCCGTCCAGCAGCTGGCCCGCCCGCTCG CGGAGTACATGAGCTTGCCGGCCAGGCAGTACTCGGTGCTGGACGCCGAGCGCATCGAGCGCGTCGACGACTCCACCTTCCGGTGCTACGTGTACCGCTTCCGCTTCTTCGCGCTTGAGGTCTGCCCCGTCCTCCTCGTCCGCGTCGATGAGGAACCCGACGGCTGTTGCATTCGCCTCCTCTCCTGCAAG CTGGAGGGGTCACCGCTCGTGGAGGCCCAAAATGATAAATTCTCAG CTTCCATGGCGAATAGGGTTTTCTGCAGCAGCAGGTCGCAAGATTCGACCATTCAACAGCTTACATCAGATACTACAATAGAG GTTGCAATCAATATACCTTTTCCATTTCGAGCAATACCAGTTGAAGCCATTGAATCAAGTGGCAGGCACGTGCTTGAACAGTTACTCAGAGTCATGCTTCCAAGATTTCTAAAGCAG CTTGTTAAAGACTACCAAGTTTGGGCTTCTGGTGATGCTTCAAGGAAACCACTTGGCACTGGGGAAATCTGA